Proteins from a single region of Ornithodoros turicata isolate Travis unplaced genomic scaffold, ASM3712646v1 Chromosome14, whole genome shotgun sequence:
- the LOC135372361 gene encoding uncharacterized protein LOC135372361 — protein sequence MASRKGGLGVLQLAFVAVQVQLKSLARLLRLGNPFVDIIFNTILNDHMQKLCQYINITVGITGARELNDTLKAAHERWFSKIKDTYKIRSNFAHENDPFANRWLIEDSRLLKDGDRIRALRLRTGIYPCRALSNKHAPDPADRLCHHCRQGEETPAHILQFRERFHGPRIERHKYLCDQMARLITQYNPHPGKNLEWDHFEVDYRTGTTWNVEPFNGWDQLKVKPVSRWYHL from the coding sequence ATGGCCTCAAGAAAAGGAGGCTTAGGAGTCCTACAATTGGCGTTCGTGGCCGTCCAGGTCCAGTTGAAATCGCTGGCCAGATTACTTCGTCTCGGCAACCCCTTCGTCGATATAATTTTTAACACGATATTGAACGATCACATGCAAAAGTTGTGCCAGTACATTAACATTACTGTCGGCATAACTGGGGCCCGGGAGCTTAATGATACCCTCAAGGCAGCGCACGAACGCTGGTTCAGCAAAATCAAGGACACCTATAAAATCAGATCGAACTTCGCGCACGAAAATGACCCCTTCGCCAACAGGTGGCTCATAGAGGACTCCCGTCTCCTCAAggacggagacaggattcgcgCCCTACGCCTGAGAACGGGAATTTACCCGTGTCGGGCGCTGTCGAACAAGCACGCACCTGACCCGGCAGATCGGCTCTGCCACCACTGCAGACAGGGAGAAGAGACACCAGCCCACATCCTCCAATTTCGCGAGCGCTTCCACGGTCCCCGCATTGAACGCCACAAATATCTATGTGACCAGATGGCTCGACTTATAACCCAGTACAACCCccacccaggcaaaaatctggagtgggaccacttcgaagtggattatcggacaggaaccacttggaatgtgGAACCATTCAATGGCTGGGACCAGTTAAAAGTGAAACCAGTTTCACGGTGGTACCACTTGTAG
- the LOC135372363 gene encoding uncharacterized protein LOC135372363 has product MTSQGGTDAPAPAPHVNSVAVRLPAFWPANPSVWFLQAECQFQLAGISTQPTKFRHVVSVLPPEVASDVADVLMAPMGETPYDTLKSALIERTMASERRRYQQLLSAEDLGDRRPSQFLRHLQGLLGDRASSFDERLLKELFLQRLPTTVQMILATATNLSLSELSLHADKIMEVAPPPVCAVASHHSAPQHHPAESSVPSVSQTIPASELSPLRADIQSLAEAVASLRQFQPGPAASHRPPPLLSPRRKAPTLPLASYGQQSPQASDTFASPSEPDHLLLVPLVVRGTRS; this is encoded by the coding sequence ATGACCTCCCAGGGTGGCACCGACGCGCCAGCCCCGGCGCCGCACGTCAATTCCGTCGCGGTCCGACTCCCTGCATTCTGGCCCGCCAATCCCTCAGTGTGGTTCTTGCAGGCAGAATGCCAATTTCAGCTCGCCGGGATCTCCACACAGCCTACGAAATTCAGGCACGTCGTATCTGTCCTTCCGCCCGAAGTCGCTTCCGACGTCGCGGACGTCCTGATGGCCCCAATGGGCGAAACACCGTACGACACCCTCAAATCTGCTCTTATTGAACGTACTATGGCCTCCGAACGACGCAGATACCAACAATTGCTGTCTGCTGAAGACCTGGGCGACCGCCGCCCATCGCAGTTCCTACGACATCTTCAAGGCTTGCTAGGCGACCGGGCCTCGTCCTTCGATGAACGCTTACTGAAGGAATTGTTCCTCCAGCGACTCCCTACCACCGTACAGATGATTCTTGCCACGGCCACCAACCTTTCGCTTTCGGAACTCTCCCTACACGCTGACAAGATCATGGAGGTGGCACCGCCGCCTGTTTGCGCCGTCGCCTCACACCACTCTGCCCCCCAGCACCATCCAGCGGAATCTAGCGTCCCCTCCGTTTCCCAGACCATCCCTGCCTCTGAACTTTCACCTTTGAGGGCAGACATTCAGTCCTTGGCGGAGGCAGTGGCTTCTTTGCGCCAGTTCCAGCCCGGCCCCGCTGCGTcccaccgcccccccccccttctctcgCCGCGACGGAAGGCGCCCACGCTCCCGCTCGCCTCGTACggacaacagtcgccgcaggcATCCGACACCTTCGCCAGTCCCTCCGAACCCGACCACCTTTTGCTGGTACCATTGGTCGTTCGGGGCACACGCTCGTAA